Sequence from the Argopecten irradians isolate NY chromosome 12, Ai_NY, whole genome shotgun sequence genome:
AAATCTTGATTGTAAAACTGTAGACGAGACATTTGTCATAACattatacattaattttgttttacagaagCAGTCACCTCCAAAGATCACTTTGCCGACTAAAGAAACAAGTGCTaaggtatatataaataatattaagtTTTCTACTATTTCTTGTTCGAAAACATTTCATTCTACTTTTTATTTCTTCATCTACTGTATTTCTTTTGTATCCATCTTTCTGATTTTCTTTTCCATtattttcaatgtcatatgtCTCTTTTCTTCCGTTCTTTTCAATGACATATGTATGCTGTCCTTCTCTTTTTCTCTCTATCTTATTTTCCTTCTTTCTCTCTATCCTCTCGTTCCTCAAAGACAAGTTCTGCCCTTCAAAGTAGAATCCGTGCAGAACACACAACTGGCCTTGATCTAAACAGCCAACCTCTTGGGTAAGAGTCAAGATCTCGGGAGTCGGGATGGGTTTggaacttgtatatatattgaaaatactGTTATTTTTGAACAATATCTAAATGCTTAAAACATATGAAAATTGTGTTAAGATGTTCAGGTTATTTTCTGGGTTGTCTTCGTATCCTTCTCTCGTTTGGTTCGTCATTTCAATCGTGGGACCTTAAGTGAATGATGAAGAACAATGCACTACTTATAGATAAGTTTTATATTCACAAAAGTAAACCCAAATTCTAGTCTGTCATTCGTTATTTATCTTGATTTGTTTGCTTACAGTGTGAAACATGACAAGAAGTTCCCCATCCCAATAGATCTTGATGACGACTTTGACTACAGTCTCGACCTCatggtaagtttgttttttggggtttttttaaAGAAGGAATGACATctatttcatatttcttttcaaaaaatgggttagttttttatatatacatatatatatatattatgtttgaaTGAATAAATCAAAGACTTTGTTTCCATTCCAGGGCGATTGTACTCTAAAGATAAAAGACGCCTTCAAGAAACCAACACCGTTATTGTTAAAGACTGGTAACAACAACGGGTCAGTTCAACTGTCCACTACAGACACTACCCAGACTGACCAGTCCGGTCATGGCCCCTAACAACGACTTTCAGGACAAACAGTTCGCTGTTGGTGAAATTTACCTAAGTGATCTACTTCCAGCGCCGGAAGTGGAGGAGTATGCCATCATCATGGAGAGTAGGCGTGGCTACACTTACCATAGCAACAGTATACATAGGGGGATAAAGCGGAAGATTGCGTTCGATTACGACGATATGGAAGTTGTTAGTCCGAGCAAAAGGTCAAAGATGTATTAACCAATGTCAGAAaactatattttgtatttatggaAGAGGAATGTGATGTGAATGTGAGTGTAGATCGATTGTAGTGATGTGATATTCAAGGACAAGTCTTAATGTTTGTCCgtgtaatgttttctttttttttctttttgtcttgCTTGCCTTAATTTTTTTCGTTTGCATGATGCATGCTGCTTCTGATGTTGTTTCTATCAGATATGTGTTTGTTCGTTTGTCTGTCTGCATGTTTGTTATGTGTAAGGAAGAAGCTTGTTGAATGTCTGATTGGTGGTTATTGACGCTCAGAGCGGTATTTATAGCGTTTTGAGCGTCAGAACGTTCGCCATTGGACGGAAGCTCTTTCTGATTTCTTGTGTCCGATGCATTTTTAGTCGGATTGTTTGTCTGTTCTTTTGTCTGCCTGCATGTTCGTTTGTCTGTCTGCTGTCTGCATGTTTGTTATGTGAAAGGAAGAAGCTTGTGAATGTCTGATTGGTGGTTATTGACGCTCAGAGCGGTATTTATAGCGTTTTGAGCGTCAGAACGTTCGCCATCGGACGGAAGCTCTTTCTGATTTCTTGTGTCCGATGCATTTTAAGTCGGATTAATTGTCTGTTCTTTTGTCTGCCTGCATGTTCGTTTGTCTGTCTTCTGTCTGCATGTTTGTTATGTGAAAGGAAGAAGCTTGTGAATGTCTGATTGGTGGTTATTGACGCTCAGAGCGGTATTTATAGCGTTTTGAGCGTCAGAACGTTCGCCATTAGACGGAAGCTCTTTCTTAATTTGTGTGTCCGATGTATTTTAAATCGGATTGTTTGTCTATTGTTTTGTCTGTCTGCGTCAGTTATACACTGTCTGTCTATTTTCCCGCCTTTCCCGAAGTCCTTGTTAATGTCTCGATATGGGTATCACAGTACTACAGTCTGTCGTATGAGATTTGACGTGAAAGAGTCAATGTGATTTTCAAGAATGTATTTTGTAGATTTGTTACACTCATTATcgattatgattattttattatttgctGTGCAGATGTATTTTAACGtacaataaacatatttgatttttattttggtgtcatgttttgttttcttgttatatatacattccAAATTGTATTAAAAGAAATGTGTAACCAATGAAAAGGTACAAAATTTGTCCTTAACTTTAGAAAATGATGACCTTGAATTTAGACATTCACTTGATTTCCGTAAGCGTGAGGTACCTATCTTTATTCTGACGTAGTCGTatttattttaggtcatctgatcaTTAAGTCATcgtgcttcgtccgtcgtcgtccgtcgtcgtccgccgtccgtaaacttttcacatagtccacattttaatgttcttgtTGAGCTTCAGTACTGAAAATATATAAGAAGTGTTGAATATTTTAGACCTCTAAAAaaaccaaaatccaagataatgtcaaggtcatcatcttGTAATCTGTTTTAGTATTTTCCAGTTCAAGTTGTGCCAAGATTGCATTGTCAGATAGCCGtctcttgttttatttaataagtTTAGACCATGACTGTAAGATTATATTtcgatatatttatatagaggaCTTCGGCTCGCCATGCACATCCAAAAATTTCAAGTTACGTATGTAAATTTTAATCATAGTACTAGTTGAATGTATGGGATCAATAAAATTACACTCGTAACTATACAATATGAAGTTTAGCATACTTTTAGGCCTAGAATTAATATCATCTAATCCTATATAAAGTAATTAAAGTACCAAATTATTGAACACGCTTACGAAACATGATAATGTAAGTCACTCGAGGAAGGTGCTCTAGACTTTTTAGTGTTGCTAAATTTTGTTTTGGACTCCACCTATTTCTATTATGACCAATCGTTGTTTCCTGGATAGCGGAATACCTGATCATGTAGACGAGACAGTTTCATTATGATTACATGTTCTTATGACGGTCAACTCAATGTGGTGTTTTAAATGAAGACATTGGAGTTGACCAGCCAGTGACGGTCCACTCGAGGCGGTGTTTTGTATGACATTAAAGTTGCCGGGAAGTGACGGTCAACCCCATGTGGTGTTTAGGATGACATTGGAGTTGCCGGACAGTGACGGTCCATTCCAGGCGGCATTTAGGAAGAAGTTGGAGTTGCCGGGCAGTGACGGTCCACTCCGtgcggtatttaggatgacattggAGTTGCCGGACAATGACGGTGCACTCCTggcggtatttaggatgacattggAGTTGCCGGACAGTGACGGTCCACTCCTggcggtatttaggatgacattggAGTTGCCGGACAGTGACGGTCCATTCCAGGCGGCATTTAGGATTTGAGGAATTCAACATAAACACAGCTTTATCACCTTATCATTTAAAATTAcctatacaaataaatatgtaatctAAAAAACGCTTGAAAATGTTTTGCAGTGTTCGATTTTTGTGGGTTTtattcaaatctgtaaaaaccACGGTAACCAAATTTGAGTTGCAACTTCGTCCCCCTAAGTTTTTCACAATATTAATATGAAGTTATGGAGATAGGCCGAAAAGTGTCCAAAATGTGGGAGAGATAGCTGACTCGAGGCCCGTCAGGGACGAGATCTGTTCTCGCTCCCACATATTGAAGCATTgcaattttttgtttatataatataattgatttatttttaatataaaccaTTTTTTTATTAACTCAGGTTAATCCATGCAattcatatatacaatgtatagacaATGGCATTTGCGTTTTGTTAAGCGGTGATTTCCAGGCCAGTTCAAAACAGTCAGTGCCCTCCAGAACTTTCATTGAAATTGGAGGTTTTAAAAATGTCGATCTCCCTAGGGACCATTGCAAACATCTTTGATTTATcggaaaaaaaatacttaatcatTGTGCAGTCTTGTATCTTTAATACCATCAGCGGTTACATGTCGATTTCATGAGTAATGTTTTGTTCAGTTAGCTTTTTAACGTTGGTGtctgttaaaggcccactacctttccgaaacggcttttaatttttaaaatggaaatgtaaaacaagatcgatatttttgttgagtcttaaaaattattaacttaccttTAATACtgcatttatcatcaccttctgaactatttgattaaaataaataaaatgtttatattcataacgcgggtcgtattatgtttcccgccgtcgtcctaaataccgcgcggtagttggctatcactgcaccagacggcaaaacaacgaatgactctccactgttttcatatattacgcaggaaatcttgcatatgtttggtgtcgtaaccttattttaggtcatcggtatgcattttctgatgttattaatgtattttaagaaacctttatacatgtattttgctccggaaaggtaatgggcctttaaaggcACTTGATATGGTCATATTACCGGG
This genomic interval carries:
- the LOC138336344 gene encoding uncharacterized protein, translating into MKVSETSANFKTQVGDKFHWSRPQTFDDKTTNKLKTKATVSQLAGFLKKQSPPKITLPTKETSAKTSSALQSRIRAEHTTGLDLNSQPLGVKHDKKFPIPIDLDDDFDYSLDLMGDCTLKIKDAFKKPTPLLLKTGNNNGSVQLSTTDTTQTDQSGHGP